The Undibacterium cyanobacteriorum genomic sequence CTGAAGATTTGGCAAGTTCGAACGAACATATCCGTGAATTCATCAAGAAATCAACACCCGCTGCTGGTCAGCCTGCGAAGTATTGATGTCTGCATTTGATGGGGATTTTTCTCCTTCAATCTGAAATATCTTCACAAGAAAAAGCCCTCGTCATAAACTGAACGAGGGCTTTTTCTTGTTCGAATGAAATGCAAGCTAGGTGCTTGGACGCATCATGATCTTGCGGACCACCTCGTTGAACGCATGTACTAAAGTGGGGTCAAATTGGCTATCGCTATTCGCATTAATTTCTGAAATAGCGCTGAGTAAACTTTTCTTGAATGTACGATCGGAACGCTCAGTAGTAATCGAGCAGAAAGTATCGACGATTGACAACATGCGCCCGCCAATGTGGATGTCGTTACCTTTAGAACCGTTCGGATAACCTGTACCATCGAAACGTTCATGATGATCAAGCACCATACGCGCCGCTTCATCCCAGCCACCGAAACGCAGTAGGAATTGACTACCAATCACAACGTGTTCTTGAATCTTGCGTAGTTCTTCTTTGGATAGGGAGCCTTCTTTATTGAAGATGTTGTGAGGGATGAAGCTCATTCCCACGTCGTGCATCAATGATGCTGCTTCGAGTTGCAGCGGGTCGACTGGTGTCCCGATTGCCTCATTTAACTGTTGCGTGAGTTGCACGACTTGATCACTCCGATCTTTACGATAAATGCTCAAATTATCGATGTGGTTGGACAGGTTGCGCATTAAATCGAGATCTGGTGGAACTTCGAGCAATACTTTTTTTGATTTGATTTCTGGCGTGACCGTTCGATCTTTTTTGTCGAGAAGGTTGATCGCTTTACGAACTTCGGATTCGACGTTGCTCGGATTGAGTGACGCCAGCAATTGTTCGGCGACGCTGCATAACAACATGCGTCTATCATTGCTGCATTGTCGAGTGGTGATGAGCTCAGCGAGTAAATCTTCGAATTCATCCGTCGCGAGTAACAGAAACTCTCCGACCACGGGGTGATAAGGAATCTGATTGGCGCGTATCTTTGCGACGATATCTTCAACACGATGCAGCGGCTCGGTAAAGGGCGTCAGTCCCACCATGAGGCAATTGCCCTTGAGCGAATGCAGGGCACGAAATAAACGATGGACATACTCGGCACCGCCGTGCTGATTGAGTGCTTTGATGCAGGTTTCAGTTTCGTCGCAACTCTCCCGTGTACAGGACACA encodes the following:
- a CDS encoding HD domain-containing phosphohydrolase, whose product is MNSPAISCPEFLAMERSIIDDFVSCTRESCDETETCIKALNQHGGAEYVHRLFRALHSLKGNCLMVGLTPFTEPLHRVEDIVAKIRANQIPYHPVVGEFLLLATDEFEDLLAELITTRQCSNDRRMLLCSVAEQLLASLNPSNVESEVRKAINLLDKKDRTVTPEIKSKKVLLEVPPDLDLMRNLSNHIDNLSIYRKDRSDQVVQLTQQLNEAIGTPVDPLQLEAASLMHDVGMSFIPHNIFNKEGSLSKEELRKIQEHVVIGSQFLLRFGGWDEAARMVLDHHERFDGTGYPNGSKGNDIHIGGRMLSIVDTFCSITTERSDRTFKKSLLSAISEINANSDSQFDPTLVHAFNEVVRKIMMRPST